GCAATTCCATGGCTACATTTCCTTCCCAAGAGGCAATGGAGGTAGAAGGACCTGGGTTCTTGGCCCTTTGCAACAACCTAGTGTAACGATGCCAAATGCACTGTATGTGTAGCCCAGATAGTTGGCGGATATTTTGAGGGACGGCAGGAATTTAAGGAGATCTTGGTTTGGGacgaagtttttttaaaaaacaccaacctatccctcttttcttctctccccaTCTAGATTTCCCTCCAGTACAAGTCTGGAAGTTCCTGGTATCACACCTGTGGAGGCACCCTCATCAAACAGAAGTGGGTGATGACAGCGGCTCACTGTGTGGATAGGTGAGAAAAACAAACCAGCTTTTCTGAGCTCCTGGGAGGGGAAGAGTCTGGTCCTTCTAGAGGAATATGTATCCTGGAGCACTCAGGACAAGACTTAAGAAGGTGTTTGGGGGACTGTAGGGAGGTAGTGAGATGAAAACTACAAACTATGCACTTTTCAAAGCCTGGCATCAGACAAGTTCACGTTCAAATCCAGTCCCACCTTCTTCTAGCTAAGTGAACTTGAATGGCTTACTTAGCTCCCTAAGCTCTTACTCTCTTATCTCTAAAACAGGGTAATAATACCTACTTTGTAgaattattgtgaggattaagtagATAAATATTTAAGTACCTAGTCAATGCCTGATCAGTAACcgttttttcatattttatcttgAGCAATGGTTCTTAAATTTGAGCATATATCAGAATCACCTACAAGgcacagattgctgggccccacCCAGTAGAGTTTCTGATAGAGAACTCCAGGCTGAGTCCTGATAATCGGCATTTCTAGCAAGTTTCCAAGTTCTggtgctgctggtccagggaccatgTTTTAAGAACTCTTGGTCTAGAAGCTTATATACCTCTCAACATCCCCCTGTGGTCTGAGAGACAGTCTTTCATTTATGCCCACCACACTTCTCCCAAGTTATGAGATATTCAGCCTCTGATGTTTAACTTAGTATATTGGGGAAATGAAGCTGATGGTATTTTTTGTCACTTCCACAAGTTAGCAACTTGGGGATGAGAGGGCTGGTTATTTCTTCATCTCCCAGGGTCTTCCATATTCCTTCTGCCGGGGCCAGAAAAGATGAGTTCCTGTCCTAAAAATGAGATGGAAGATGCCTTACCAACTTTTCtctgagaggagaaagaaaaggctcaTTCAGGggttccctctctcccttcagcCAAATGACCTTCCGTGTGGTGCTGGGAGACCACAACCTGAGCCAGAACGATGGCACCGAGCAGTACATCAGCGTGCAGAAGATCGTGGTGCATCCATCCTGGAACAGCAACAACGTGGCTGCAGGGTAGGGCAAGGTGGCGCTGGCCCGGGGCTGGGAGGTGGAGGGCTGGCTGCCCAGCCACAGGGTCTGGGCTTCCTTCACATTCATCCAGGAGGACTTTGAGAATTAAGATGTTGGCAGGCTTTCCCAATgtctcaagtggtaaagaatctgcctgcaatacaggagacacaggagatgtgggttcgatccctgggtcagcaagatcccctggaagaggaaatggcaacccactccagtattcttgcctggaaaatcccatggacagaggagcctgatgagctacagtccatggggttgcaaagagttggacatgactgagcacacactaggGCTTGAGAACATTTGAAGGTCTTTGGGATTTGTTTGATCTGGGCTGGTCTGCATTATTGGATCCCCTGAAGCTCCTTCTCTGCAGAGTTTAATGTTCCTGTTTCTattgttatttattattcattttatggCATAGACTCCATTAGCAaagggctttccttgtagctcagttggtaaaaaatctgcctgcaatgcaggaaacctgggttccatcccaggtaacgaagatcccctggaggaggaaatggcaacccactccagtattcttgcctggagaatcccatggacagaggagcctggcaagctatagtccatggggtcgtgagagtcagacacgacttagccactataCCACCACCATTAGCAAAAACGGACTTCCTAAAAATGAATCTTACAGTAAGAAAACTTCTGCAAGACTAAGCTGTAAACTTTTGGAAAGGAAGTAGTTAAAAGGGTGGCCAGTCTAGAGAGTGTGGGAGTGGGGATGGGCTCCAGTAACTGGGGTACATCTGCAAAGCATTTTATGTCTTTCTCATTTGAGAACTCTTCTCCACTACCAAGATCACAGCCCTTCACGCTTTTCTAAGCTTCACTCCCCGGGGCTGCAAATAAGAACTAGCGACCATGCCAAGACCTAACCAGCAGGGGCTGCTGTTACACACAGAATACCCTAGACTCCAAATGCGCAATTCCTCAAGTTTGAAGCTTGGCGAGTCCCCTCCTTCTTCGAAGTCACTGGTTTCCGATCCTGTGGGGATACAAGGCTTAGGGAGGGCTTGTCCCTATGCTGAGCTGAAGGAAGTTCCGGTCCCGCCAGCAAGCAGTCTCCTTTCCACCCACAGTTACGACATCGCCGTGCTGCGCCTGGCCCAGAGTGCTACCCTCAACAGCTATGTCCAGCTGGGTGTTCTGCCACAGTCGGGAACCATCCTGGCTAACAACACGCCCTGCTACATCACAGGCTGGGGCAGGACTAAGAGTAAGTTGCCTGCACTGGCACCATCCATCCCCCACATGGATACTGATTAGGTAGCTGAGCTTCTGCAGCCCTAGTTTTGTGGTCCTAAGTGTTCAGAGCCGGAGGCCAGGAACCAGAGGAACCACCAGAGATAAAATAACTGGTGCGTGAAATCAACCTAAGAACAAGCCATGCAACAGTCAATTCAGAGATTCACAGACTCTTAGCAACAAAAAAAATAAGGCCTTATCTCAGAGAGTATTTTTTACTAGCctctcattttatatatgaggaaactgaggcccaaagaaagTAAAGACTTTGTTCCAGATCACATGACTAGTTAGTGACTAGTTAGTACCTGGTTAGCTGGGGCCAGAACGCAGGTATTTTGGCTCCCACTTTGGTGGTCACTACAGCATCATGCTACCCCCATAGACAAATCACTGGGCTGTGGGTTGGAGCGAAAGAGCCAGGGGTGGTTGCAGGTCCAAAGAAGTCAAGGCAGGGGGGCGGCCTCAGCCCTCTTCTGGTCAATCAGGGAGGATTACTAGAAGGGAAAGTCACTGGATGACACAGAAAGGTGGGAGGGGCTATGAGCAGAGATGGTTAACAAGGGTAGAGACAGCAGGCCTGGTGCAGAAGGCTGAGAGCCACTGGGCAGGATCTGAGCTCTGCAGGAGAGGCGAGGTCTTGCTGTGAGCAACAGTCTAGTGGGAAAACCTGGGGCTGAGACAGACATGCTTCTAAGCCAGCTTTGCTCTCGGTTCACTTAATGTCATTGTGGTTCAATCTCCCGATCTGTATATAACATGAAAGTGTTGTTGTAAggatccaaaaagaaaaaaaaaaatcagataaaggAAAACTGCACTAAGCTcttaagaaatggaaagaagGCTACACAGTTCCAGTTCTACTCCATGGGGTTTATGGTGTAAGGAAGCAGGACAGACAGATGAGTTATTAACAATAAGACCATtctagtggcaccccactccagtactcttgcctggaaaatcccatggacggaggagcctgataggctgcagtccatggggtcgctaagagtcggacacgactgagcgacttcactttcacttttcactttcatgcattggaggaggaaatggcaacccactccagtgttcttgcctagagaatcccagggactgcggggcctggtgggctgccgtctatggggttgcacagagtcggacacgactgaaccaacttagcagtTACTTAACTAAAGTAGTCATGAGTTAGTGGTTTGGAATATGGGACTACTAGTCAAGAAAGGTGCCTGTACCTTTCACCTAAAGAGAAACAAGAGGACAGTCTATGACATGGCAGAGAAAAGGAGCTTACCCTGACTTCAGCTTTCATGAGAGCTTGGGAAAGTTTGGCCAGGTGTGGAAGGTTTTCCCTGCACAGCATCTGGGGCTGACCTCTAAAGTTGTGTGTGCTGTTCAGCCAATGGGCAGCTGGCCCAGACCCTGCAGCAGGCTTACCTGCCCTCCGTGGACTACGCCACCTGCTCCAGCTCCTCCTACTGGGGCTCCACTGTGAAGACCACCATGGTGTGCGCTGGAGGAGACGGAGTTCGTGCTGGATGCCAGGTGAACACAGGCTCAGAGTGTCAGAAGTCTCACCCCagctccctctcctctctgcctctcaccCCCTACCTTTTCCTCACCTCCTATTCCACACCTACTCCCACCCATATATAGAGACTCAACTTTCTAGTCTAGTGTCTGGATGAGAATTATTCTGTGCTGGTAAGTCTGTATTCCAGGAATCTCAAAGTTGAAAGGAACCTTAAAATTCATCTTGCCTGCCTGATGCCCCCACCTCAAAAGTTTGCATGTGGCCTAACATTTGTGTTGGTATATGTGAGTGTTCTTTAGAAGTTATTTGTGCCTTagatttttaatggctgcagtagGGCTAGGCCTGGATTGGTGGTTGTGACTGTGTATAAGGTAGCTTCCCTCCCATCAAccccaatttttctttctttcttttttttttaatattctgtttatttatttgactgaaccaggtcttagttgtaacaCGTGAGATCTTCTGtctgggatctttagttgtggcatgtgaactcccagttgcagtatgtgggatctagttccctgaccagggatcaaacccaggccccctatattgggagtgcagagtcttagccattggaccaccagggaagtcccctaatttTTCTTATAGCTCCTCTACCACCACCCTTTTGACCCAGTAGTATTGATAGCAATATATATACAGGTGAATACGG
This window of the Bos taurus isolate L1 Dominette 01449 registration number 42190680 breed Hereford chromosome 5, ARS-UCD2.0, whole genome shotgun sequence genome carries:
- the CELA1 gene encoding chymotrypsin-like elastase family member 1 isoform X1, which codes for MLRLLVFTSLVLYGHSTQDFPETNARVVGGTAVSKNSWPSQISLQYKSGSSWYHTCGGTLIKQKWVMTAAHCVDSQMTFRVVLGDHNLSQNDGTEQYISVQKIVVHPSWNSNNVAAGYDIAVLRLAQSATLNSYVQLGVLPQSGTILANNTPCYITGWGRTKTNGQLAQTLQQAYLPSVDYATCSSSSYWGSTVKTTMVCAGGDGVRAGCQGDSGGPLHCLVNGQYAVHGVTSFVSSLGCNVSKKPTVFTRVSAYISWINNAIASN